A genomic region of Miscanthus floridulus cultivar M001 chromosome 3, ASM1932011v1, whole genome shotgun sequence contains the following coding sequences:
- the LOC136544735 gene encoding ABC transporter F family member 4-like: MGRKDTSSSSAAAGGGKKEKPMSVSAMLASMDAPAAKPKSSKSAAPSKAKAKPSKAPASSYMGDIDLPPSDDEDEEEAQRAAAAAKPKAARAAVDLSAGVAPSQKDAKKKDKREAVAAAAAEAARQEALRDDRDAFSVVIGARVPGGSSAAGDDGGVDDNVKDIVLENFSVSARGKELLKSASLRISHGRRYGLVGPNGMGKSTLLKLLAWRQVPVPRNIDVLLVEQEIIGDDRSALEAVVAADEELTALRAEQARLEASNDADDNERLVEVYEKLNLRDSDAARARASKILAGLGFDQAMQARSTKSFSGGWRMRISLARALFMQPTLLLLDEPTNHLDLRAVLWLEEYLCSQWKKTLIVVSHDRDFLNTVCNEIIHLHDKSLHVYRGNFADFESGYEQKRKEMNRKFEVYEKQMKAARKSGSKAAQDKVKGQALSKAAKEAAKNKGKGKSAADDDDDQKLAAVPQKWRDYSVEFHFPEPTELTPPLLQLIEVGFSYPGRPDFKLSGVDVGIDMGTRVAIVGPNGAGKSTLLNLLAGDLTPTEGEVRRSQKLRIGRYSQHFVDLLTMEENAVQYLLRLHPDQEGMSKAEAVRAKLGKFGLPGHNHLTPIVKLSGGQKARVVFTSISMSQPHILLLDEPTNHLDMQSIDALADALDEFTGGVVLVSHDSRLISRVCEDEQRSEIWVVEDGTVNKYDGTFEDYKDELMDEIKKEVEE; encoded by the coding sequence GGCGGGAAAAAGGAGAAACCTATGTCGGTATCCGCCATGCTCGCCTCCATGGACGCCCCCGCGGCGAAGCCCAAGTCCTCCAAGTCGGCGGCGCCGTCCAAGGCCAAGGCGAAGCCCTCCAAGGCGCCGGCATCCTCCTACATGGGCGACATCGACCTGCCCCcctccgacgacgaggacgaggaggaggcccagcgcgccgccgccgcagccaagCCCAAGGCGgcccgcgccgccgtcgaccTCAGCGCCGGCGTTGCGCCGTCGCAGAAGGAcgccaagaagaaggacaagcgcgaggccgtggcggccgcggccgccgaggCCGCCAGGCAGGAGGCGCTCCGCGACGACCGCGACGCCTTCTCCGTCGTCATCGGCGCGCGCGTCCCCGGCGGGTCATCCgccgccggcgacgacggcggcgtcgaCGACAACGTCAAGGACATCGTGCTCGAGAACTTCTCCGTCTCCGCGCGCGGCAAGGAGCTGCTCAAGAGCGCCTCCCTCCGGATCTCGCACGGCCGCAGGTACGGCCTCGTCGGCCCCAACGGCATGGGCAAGTCCACCCTGCTCAAGCTCCTGGCATGGCGCCAGGTCCCCGTGCCGCGGAACATCGATGTCCTGCTCGTCGAGCAGGAGATCATTGGCGACGACCGCTCGGCCCTCGAGGCCGTCGTCGCCGCTGATGAGGAGCTCACCGCCCTCCGCGCCGAGCAGGCGAGGCTTGAGGCCTCTAATGATGCTGATGACAACGAGCGGCTCGTGGAGGTGTATGAGAAGCTGAATCTCCGGGACTCTGATGCTGCCCGGGCCCGAGCGTCCAAGATTCTTGCGGGGCTGGGGTTTGATCAGGCGATGCAGGCCAGATCCACAAAGTCCTTCAGTGGTGGATGGAGGATGCGTATATCGCTTGCCCGTGCGCTCTTCATGCAGCCAACGCTGCTGCTCCTTGATGAGCCGACTAACCACCTGGATCTGCGAGCTGTGCTTTGGCTCGAGGAGTACTTGTGCTCGCAGTGGAAGAAGACATTGATTGTTGTGTCCCATGACCGCGACTTCCTGAACACAGTGTGCAATGAGATCATACACTTGCATGATAAAAGTCTGCATGTCTACCGCGGAAACTTTGCTGATTTTGAGAGTGGGTATGAGCAGAAGAGGAAGGAGATGAACCGGAAGTTCGAGGTGTATGAAAAGCAGATGAAAGCAGCCAGGAAGTCTGGGAGCAAGGCCGCACAGGATAAGGTTAAGGGTCAGGCGCTGTCAAAGGCTGCTAAAGAGGCTGCCAAGaacaaggggaaggggaagagtgCTGCAGATGACGACGATGACCAGAAACTGGCGGCTGTGCCACAGAAGTGGCGTGATTACAGTGTTGAGTTCCATTTCCCAGAGCCTACAGAGCTCACACCACCTCTCCTTCAGCTCATTGAGGTAGGGTTCAGCTACCCTGGTAGGCCAGACTTCAAGCTCTCAGGTGTTGATGTTGGCATTGATATGGGAACACGTGTAGCTATTGTTGGGCCCAATGGAGCTGGGAAGTCTACCCTGCTTAATTTACTTGCTGGTGATCTTACCCCGACAGAAGGGGAGGTAAGGAGGAGccagaagctgagaattggacgATACTCACAGCATTTTGTTGACTTATTGACAATGGAGGAAAATGCAGTTCAATATTTGTTGAGGCTTCACCCAGATCAGGAGGGAATGAGCAAAGCAGAAGCTGTCCGTGCTAAGCTTGGCAAGTTTGGGTTACCTGGACACAACCATCTCACTCCAATTGTTAAATTATCTGGTGGGCAGAAGGCCCGAGTTGTGTTCACTTCTATATCAATGTCTCAGCCTCACATACTCCTGCTTGACGAGCCAACGAATCACTTGGACATGCAAAGTATTGATGCATTGGCAGATGCACTGGATGAATTCACAGGAGGTGTCGTCTTGGTTAGCCACGACTCACGATTAATATCTCGTGTTTGTGAGGATGAGCAAAGGAGTGAGATATGGGTTGTGGAAGATGGGACTGTGAATAAATATGACGGCACATTTGAGGATTACAAGGATGAACTCATGGATGAAATAAAGAAGGAAGTTGAGGAATAA